The DNA segment GATGATGTCGATGGCTTGGGCGAGGCTATAGCCTTCTGGAATGGTGAGGCGTAGGAGGACAGAGCGTCCTTGTACCATCCTGTCGATGGCCTCGAGGAGGGATTGTTGCGGGTCTATGTGATATGTGCCAACCTTGAGGTCGTCATGGTCGCCTGTGATACGTAATGTGTAGAGAAAGGCGCTGGCATTGATGGGGATGTGGTTGCGTTGCATGCGCCTTGCGACACTGGCGGGGGTGTCGCCCGCTTCGATAACGAGGGTGAAGGGTTTGTCTATATGGCGCGCTAGAGGGCGTAAGAGGCTATCACCGATGACGAGGAAGGGGATAGCGATGGCGGCGACGAGGAGCGCGGTAAAAATATGGTGTTTCTTATACGAGACAAGGCATAAGGGTAGGGACATGGTCGATAACGGGAGAAAACACCGACGCCATAGGGCGCGTATGGTCTCTCTGAGGACGGCATATCGTTTTTTTCCGTCATATTTTTCTGTCATCATGGTCCCTTAGGGCGGTGGGGCAAAGATAAGTGTGGCGTTCGTGCCTCCGAAGCCAAAGGAATTGGAGAGCGTATAGCGTAGCTTTTTTGTGCGCGCTGTTTTTGCCACAAGGTCCATGTCTTGGCATGCGGGGTCGATGTTGTTGAGATTGATGGTGGGGGGGATGACGCCATCGCGCTGTGCGAGGATACAGAAGATAGCTTCCACACTCCCGGCGGCGCCTAAAAGGTGGCCGACAGAGGATTTTGTGGACGACATCGGGACATGTGAGGCATCATGGCCAAAGGCTTTGCGCACAGCATTGATTTCGACGCCATCGCCTAAAGGCGTGGAGGTACCGTGGGCGTTGATATAGCTGATGTCATCGGGGTTCAGCTGAGCGTTTCGTAGGGCGCTCCGCATGGCTTGCCATGCGCCTCGTCCTTCGGCATGGGGAGCAGTGATGTGATAGGCATCGCCAGAGAGTCCATAGCCTAAGACTTCAGCATAGATATGCGCGCCTCGTTTCTTGGCGTGGCTGTATGACTCGATGATGACGGCGCCAGCGCCATCGCCCATGACAAAGCCATCACGTTCTGTGTCCCAAGGCCTCGAGGCTTGGGTTGGCCGATCATTGAAGTTGGTCGAGAGGGCGCGCATAGCCGCAAAGCCACTGACGCCTAATGGATTAATGGCGGACTCAGCACCACCAGCGACAACGACATCGGCGTCGCCTCGTCTCACCAAGGCGGCAGCATCGCCTATGGCATGGGCGCCAGACGAACATGCCGTGACGAGAGACACATTGGGCCCCTGCCAGCCATGCTCGATAGAAATGCCGCCAGCCGCAAGGTTGATAAGAGAGGCTGGCACAAAAAAAGGCGACACGCGACGATGGCCTTTCTCATGAAGGGCAACAGCATTTTTGTAAATACCATCCAATCCTCCTATGCCAGAACCAAAGACGACACCACTTCGCGCGAGCTCTTCTTCATGAGAGGGTGTCCAGCCAGAATCTCTAATGGCTTGGGTGGCAGCGACACGCGCATAGACGATAAAAGGGTCTACATGCTTGCGTTCCCGCGCTGGAATCCAATCATCAGGACAAAAAACGTCTTCTTTGTCCTCATCATTTTGGCGCACAGGGATTTCACCAGCAATACGACAGCGCCACCCCTCCGTATCAAAGGAGCGAATGACATCGATACCACTCTCACCCTCTATCAGGCGTTTCCAACTCGCCTCGACACCGCATGCGAGAGGACATATCAAACCAAGCCCTGTGACGACAACACGTTCCGACATAAGAGACCATCCTGAGGCGTCTAAAGCGCCGTCTAAAGCATATGGACGAGACAGAAAACGATATTCGCCCTAGGACGCCTTGTTCTTTTCAAGAAAATCAATGGCGTTTTTCACCGTCTGTATCGTCGATGCCTGTTCGTCCGTGATCTCGCATTCGAATTCCTCTTCGAAAGCCATCACCAACTCCACCGTATCGAGGCTATCGGCACCAAGATCATCTATGAAACTGGCATCATCGACGACTTTTTCTTTCTCGACACCCAGTTGATCGACGATAATCTTTGTGACCCGTTCTTGTATTGTGCTCATGGCGACACTCCATAAATAAATCTATCGGGTTGCCCTCTCACTCATGGCTTCTATAGGAATTCTGTTTTCCTGTCAATGACTATCATGGACGCATGTGCCTCTATCTTTTCATCATCAGTGTCTCATGCCATCATCATCCCGCCATTGACATGGAGGGTTTCTCCAGTGATATAGGATGCCTGTTCGCTTGCTAGAAAGGCGACAGCTGTGGCGACATCATGGGGCTGTCCGAATCGTCCTATGGGGATATGGGCGCGCATGTCTTGCTTGAGCCTATCGTCAAGGGCGTCTGTCATGGGTGTCGTAATGAAGCCGGGGGCGATACAATTGACGGTGATATGGCGACGTGCCACTTCTTTTGCCAGAGAACGGCTGAATCCTTCCATGCCTGCTTTTGTGGCGCTATAGGCTGTTTGCCCGGCATTCCCCATGCGTCCAACGATGGACGAGATGCTGATA comes from the Alphaproteobacteria bacterium GM7ARS4 genome and includes:
- the fabF gene encoding beta-ketoacyl-ACP synthase II, translated to MSERVVVTGLGLICPLACGVEASWKRLIEGESGIDVIRSFDTEGWRCRIAGEIPVRQNDEDKEDVFCPDDWIPARERKHVDPFIVYARVAATQAIRDSGWTPSHEEELARSGVVFGSGIGGLDGIYKNAVALHEKGHRRVSPFFVPASLINLAAGGISIEHGWQGPNVSLVTACSSGAHAIGDAAALVRRGDADVVVAGGAESAINPLGVSGFAAMRALSTNFNDRPTQASRPWDTERDGFVMGDGAGAVIIESYSHAKKRGAHIYAEVLGYGLSGDAYHITAPHAEGRGAWQAMRSALRNAQLNPDDISYINAHGTSTPLGDGVEINAVRKAFGHDASHVPMSSTKSSVGHLLGAAGSVEAIFCILAQRDGVIPPTINLNNIDPACQDMDLVAKTARTKKLRYTLSNSFGFGGTNATLIFAPPP
- a CDS encoding acyl carrier protein, with translation MSTIQERVTKIIVDQLGVEKEKVVDDASFIDDLGADSLDTVELVMAFEEEFECEITDEQASTIQTVKNAIDFLEKNKAS